In Propionimicrobium sp. PCR01-08-3, one DNA window encodes the following:
- a CDS encoding carbohydrate ABC transporter permease, whose translation MNHNSASKTVYYVLTSCLAITFLAPLVWAVISSVSPAPGTAQLEGFGFGNYRSLFDYSLGLPTYLWHSVVVSVVAVVVTMLAAATGGYAFARFNFRGKNLLFVLVLSVMMVPVAALLIPLIVWMKQIGLADSLVGVGLVLTLFQLPFGVFMMRNSFAAIPKELEEAAKIDGCSDLGAFFKVMLPTVLPALITVGLFAYLAAWNDFMVSLYLVSMDNAPLPLALVNMRQKAMGVIDYGSTTAGVVILTLPALVLFLALQKYYVKGFTSGAVKG comes from the coding sequence GTGAACCACAATTCCGCTTCGAAGACGGTCTACTACGTCTTGACCAGCTGCCTGGCAATCACCTTCCTCGCGCCACTGGTGTGGGCGGTCATCAGTTCGGTGTCGCCAGCCCCTGGCACCGCCCAACTCGAAGGCTTCGGCTTCGGCAACTATCGATCGTTGTTCGACTACAGCCTCGGATTGCCGACCTATCTGTGGCATTCGGTTGTGGTCTCGGTGGTCGCCGTCGTCGTCACCATGCTGGCTGCGGCTACCGGTGGCTATGCTTTTGCGCGGTTCAATTTCCGCGGCAAGAATCTGCTCTTCGTGCTCGTGCTGTCGGTGATGATGGTGCCGGTGGCGGCGCTGTTGATTCCGCTCATCGTGTGGATGAAGCAGATCGGTCTGGCTGATTCGCTGGTCGGCGTGGGTCTCGTGCTGACGCTGTTCCAGTTGCCGTTCGGTGTCTTCATGATGCGCAACTCGTTCGCCGCCATTCCGAAGGAGCTGGAAGAGGCCGCGAAGATTGATGGTTGCAGCGATCTGGGTGCGTTCTTCAAAGTGATGTTGCCGACCGTGCTGCCCGCACTCATCACCGTCGGGCTCTTCGCATATCTGGCGGCCTGGAACGATTTCATGGTCTCGCTGTACCTGGTCTCCATGGACAATGCGCCGCTGCCCCTGGCACTGGTCAATATGCGTCAGAAGGCTATGGGGGTCATCGACTACGGCAGCACCACGGCGGGTGTCGTCATCTTGACCCTGCCGGCGCTGGTTCTTTTCCTCGCCCTTCAGAAGTACTACGTCAAGGGCTTCACCTCCGGCGCGGTCAAGGGCTGA
- a CDS encoding sugar ABC transporter permease produces the protein MLFVAPIVLVLVMSVSKWTLMGGNRGLDGMENFAKVLKDPMLMDSVWFTLKYTVITTIIHMPVALGLALLVQEARRWNNWLRTAILVPSALGIASASLLFYALYSPQVGPINKVLASLGLWDQNASLLGTPSGALWGTVFLVVWHFSGFYMLLIMVGLQAIPTDVYEAARIDGANRWRTFTEVTLPLLKPTIAMTLIMSITGSLLAFDQFYVLTKGGPNNSTMTVVQLIYRYAFETKKDLGMAAALSVLVLAALIVINAVQLRAMGVSGKEEK, from the coding sequence GTGCTGTTCGTCGCTCCGATCGTCCTCGTCCTGGTGATGTCGGTATCGAAGTGGACGTTGATGGGCGGCAACCGCGGGCTCGACGGCATGGAGAACTTCGCCAAGGTGCTGAAGGACCCGATGCTGATGGACTCGGTGTGGTTCACACTCAAATACACCGTGATCACCACCATCATCCACATGCCGGTCGCACTTGGCCTCGCACTGCTCGTGCAGGAGGCACGCCGGTGGAACAACTGGCTGCGGACCGCGATTCTGGTGCCGTCGGCGCTCGGTATCGCGTCCGCATCGCTGTTGTTCTACGCGCTGTACTCGCCACAGGTCGGCCCCATCAACAAGGTGCTCGCCTCGCTCGGCCTGTGGGATCAGAATGCCTCGCTGCTCGGCACCCCCTCAGGTGCGCTGTGGGGGACGGTTTTTCTGGTTGTCTGGCACTTCTCCGGGTTTTACATGCTGCTGATCATGGTCGGCCTGCAGGCGATTCCCACCGACGTCTACGAGGCCGCGCGCATCGACGGCGCCAACCGGTGGCGGACGTTCACCGAGGTGACCCTCCCGCTGCTCAAACCCACCATCGCCATGACGCTGATCATGTCGATCACCGGCTCGCTGCTCGCCTTCGACCAGTTCTATGTGCTCACCAAGGGCGGACCGAACAACTCGACGATGACGGTGGTGCAGCTCATCTACCGTTACGCATTCGAGACGAAGAAGGACCTGGGCATGGCGGCCGCGCTGTCCGTGCTGGTTCTGGCGGCACTGATCGTGATCAACGCCGTGCAGCTGCGGGCCATGGGCGTGTCCGGCAAGGAGGAGAAGTGA
- a CDS encoding sugar ABC transporter substrate-binding protein, with product MRIRTFLAGAAALSIGIGLTACGGSETPGGTDGQTADSASAVGIDDGTTLTMWTRAPLERQAKNAVEAYNNSHQNQVQLEILPNDDVEGKVGAAVQTDSLPDILAGDVVRIPYWVEQGVFADITSQIEALPNKDDLQQGHIDAGTLDGSMYTLPFVTDISVMVWNKDLYEEAGLNPDEGPTTVAEFQEQAAKVAELNKDGVSGSYLAGQSGGALVFTLFPMMWASGEEVIQDNQANLNSDAAKQVYQAYNDLAAMPNGLGAGSKEETGATWTAPFQDGNVGVMQYPYTAVSGLFETADFDIGVAGIPGTDGGQSTFLGGDALGISNSSENVDQAWNFMAWLMSDEAQQEVFADNNDTASNLTVLENGYQDADPRTLIANATIKDGRTPVATAFNEAFNAAGSPWQLLIQDAVWGDGSKVDESNDSITSVLGG from the coding sequence ATGAGAATCCGTACCTTCTTGGCCGGTGCCGCCGCGCTGAGTATCGGCATCGGGCTGACTGCCTGCGGTGGCAGTGAGACCCCTGGCGGTACCGACGGCCAAACGGCCGACAGCGCGTCCGCCGTCGGTATCGATGACGGCACAACACTGACCATGTGGACTCGCGCTCCTTTGGAGCGCCAGGCCAAGAATGCCGTCGAGGCCTATAACAATTCCCATCAGAATCAGGTGCAACTGGAAATCCTGCCCAACGACGACGTCGAAGGAAAGGTCGGCGCGGCGGTCCAGACCGACTCGTTGCCCGACATCCTGGCCGGCGATGTGGTGCGTATCCCGTACTGGGTCGAGCAAGGGGTGTTCGCCGACATCACGTCGCAGATCGAGGCCCTGCCCAACAAGGACGATCTGCAACAGGGCCACATCGACGCAGGCACCCTCGATGGTTCGATGTACACGCTCCCATTCGTGACCGATATCTCGGTGATGGTCTGGAACAAGGACCTCTACGAAGAAGCCGGACTGAATCCGGACGAGGGCCCGACCACTGTGGCCGAGTTTCAGGAGCAGGCTGCCAAGGTCGCCGAACTGAACAAGGACGGCGTCTCGGGCAGTTACCTCGCCGGTCAGTCCGGCGGCGCGCTGGTCTTCACCTTGTTCCCGATGATGTGGGCCAGCGGCGAGGAGGTCATCCAGGACAACCAGGCCAACCTGAACTCGGACGCCGCCAAACAGGTCTACCAGGCGTACAACGATCTGGCTGCGATGCCGAACGGTTTGGGCGCAGGCTCCAAGGAGGAGACCGGAGCGACCTGGACCGCTCCGTTCCAGGACGGCAATGTCGGGGTCATGCAGTATCCCTACACCGCGGTGAGCGGACTGTTCGAGACCGCCGACTTCGATATCGGCGTGGCGGGCATCCCCGGCACCGACGGCGGCCAGTCCACGTTCCTCGGCGGCGACGCCTTGGGTATCTCCAACAGCTCCGAGAACGTCGACCAGGCCTGGAATTTCATGGCCTGGTTGATGTCCGATGAGGCGCAGCAAGAGGTCTTCGCCGACAATAACGACACTGCGTCCAACCTGACCGTGCTCGAGAACGGCTATCAGGACGCAGATCCGCGCACGCTGATCGCCAATGCGACCATCAAAGACGGACGCACGCCGGTCGCGACCGCGTTCAATGAGGCATTCAACGCGGCGGGCTCACCCTGGCAGTTGCTGATCCAAGATGCGGTGTGGGGCGACGGATCGAAGGTGGACGAGTCGAACGACTCGATCACCTCGGTTCTCGGCGGCTAG
- a CDS encoding LacI family DNA-binding transcriptional regulator encodes MSSTDAIPFRSSRQPTLVDVAKLAKVSISTASKALNGRSDVSAKTRQRVVAAAGELSFVPNTLAKSLLTGRTGTVGLITHDLEGRFSIPLLMGAEDAFGLNKVSVLLCDARGDSIRERYHLGVLMERRVDGLIIVGARPDPRPSLGHNIPMPVVYAYAASDDPEDCSIVYDNTSAGRLAADHLIMSGRRHIAVIGGDRSYGASVERVSGAVERLQEAGLEPAGGRPYFGDWSEAWGRAAMHTAITQHPETDGVICGSDQVARGALDTLHDMDRAVPSSVAVVGHDNWEILTAGARPMLTSIDMNLEDVGRLAAQRLAEAMDGKQSHGVEFVGPRLVVRNSSVA; translated from the coding sequence ATGTCGTCGACGGATGCGATACCTTTTCGATCGTCGCGCCAACCGACGCTGGTTGATGTCGCAAAGCTCGCCAAGGTGTCCATCTCAACCGCTTCGAAGGCGCTCAACGGCCGCAGCGATGTCAGCGCGAAAACCCGCCAACGCGTGGTAGCGGCCGCCGGCGAACTGAGTTTCGTCCCGAACACCCTGGCGAAATCGCTGCTCACCGGCCGCACCGGAACCGTGGGACTGATCACCCACGACCTTGAGGGCCGCTTCTCGATCCCGCTACTGATGGGCGCGGAGGACGCGTTCGGCCTCAACAAGGTCTCGGTCCTGCTGTGTGACGCGCGGGGCGACTCGATCCGAGAGCGCTACCATCTCGGCGTCCTCATGGAGCGGCGCGTGGACGGGCTGATCATCGTGGGAGCACGTCCCGACCCCAGGCCTTCCCTCGGCCACAACATTCCCATGCCGGTCGTCTACGCATATGCGGCCTCCGACGACCCCGAGGATTGCTCCATCGTCTACGACAACACGAGTGCCGGGCGTCTCGCGGCCGATCACCTCATCATGTCCGGACGCCGCCATATCGCGGTCATCGGCGGCGATCGCAGCTATGGCGCCTCGGTCGAACGAGTCAGCGGAGCCGTCGAACGATTACAGGAAGCCGGCCTCGAACCCGCCGGCGGTCGGCCCTACTTCGGGGACTGGTCCGAGGCCTGGGGGCGGGCAGCGATGCACACGGCCATCACTCAGCATCCCGAGACCGACGGGGTCATCTGCGGCAGCGATCAGGTCGCCCGCGGCGCATTGGACACCCTGCATGACATGGACCGTGCGGTCCCCTCATCGGTGGCCGTGGTGGGCCACGACAATTGGGAGATTCTCACCGCAGGGGCACGGCCGATGCTCACCAGCATCGACATGAATCTCGAAGACGTCGGGCGTCTCGCCGCCCAAAGGCTCGCGGAGGCGATGGACGGCAAGCAGTCACATGGTGTCGAATTCGTCGGCCCTCGCCTCGTGGTACGAAACTCCTCGGTCGCCTGA